In the Spartobacteria bacterium genome, one interval contains:
- the serC gene encoding 3-phosphoserine/phosphohydroxythreonine transaminase, with translation MEINMTRAYNFNAGPSTLPEDVLKEIQAELLDYQGSGISIIESSHRAKEYAAVQAEAQANILKLAGVGDDYYVLFMGGGATAQFAMIPMNLAADGQSMAYVNTGAWSKKAIKEAQLRGPVKIVADTTAERPACIPDPASITVPDDCAYLHITSNETIGGTQWASYPVTSVPLVADMSSDIFCRPIDGNQFGLIYAGAQKNLGPAGAAVVIIRKDLADRVGDKVPYIFRYKLHMENDSMLNTPPCFSVYAINLVTRWIEKNGGITAMGERNALKAKKIYDVIDGTDFYSGTAAVNSRSIMNITFRLPSEELEAKFVKDAKAQKMIGLKGHRSVGGIRASIYNAFPAAGIDALIEFMKEFERTNG, from the coding sequence TTGGAGATAAATATGACGAGAGCGTATAATTTTAATGCAGGGCCTTCGACTCTTCCCGAAGATGTTTTGAAGGAAATACAGGCCGAACTTCTCGATTATCAGGGCTCGGGAATTTCTATTATCGAATCCAGCCACCGCGCCAAAGAATACGCTGCAGTGCAGGCTGAAGCTCAGGCCAATATCCTGAAATTAGCTGGAGTGGGCGACGACTACTACGTTCTATTCATGGGTGGTGGTGCCACCGCACAGTTTGCCATGATTCCTATGAATCTTGCCGCTGATGGTCAGTCCATGGCCTATGTCAATACGGGGGCCTGGTCTAAAAAAGCGATCAAAGAAGCGCAGTTGCGCGGCCCCGTGAAGATCGTTGCTGATACAACGGCCGAACGTCCAGCCTGCATTCCTGATCCCGCCAGTATCACCGTTCCTGATGACTGTGCCTATTTGCATATCACGTCCAATGAAACCATTGGTGGAACGCAGTGGGCCAGTTACCCTGTGACCTCTGTTCCGCTGGTTGCTGATATGTCATCTGATATTTTCTGCCGCCCCATCGACGGCAATCAGTTCGGTCTGATTTATGCCGGTGCGCAGAAAAATCTGGGACCGGCCGGTGCCGCCGTAGTGATCATTCGCAAAGATTTGGCCGACCGTGTTGGTGACAAGGTCCCGTATATTTTCCGCTACAAACTGCATATGGAAAATGATTCCATGTTAAACACCCCGCCTTGCTTCAGCGTGTATGCCATCAATCTGGTCACTCGCTGGATCGAGAAAAATGGCGGAATTACAGCGATGGGTGAGCGCAACGCTCTGAAAGCGAAGAAAATATACGATGTCATCGACGGTACCGATTTTTATAGCGGCACCGCCGCTGTAAATTCCCGTTCGATCATGAATATTACCTTCCGCCTTCCCAGCGAAGAGCTGGAAGCCAAATTCGTGAAAGATGCCAAGGCCCAAAAGATGATCGGCCTGAAAGGACATCGCTCTGTCGGCGGCATTCGTGCTTCCATCTACAATGCCTTTCCCGCAGCCGGTATTGATGCGCTGATCGAATTTATGAAGGAATTCGAACGCACGAACGGATAA
- the purH gene encoding bifunctional phosphoribosylaminoimidazolecarboxamide formyltransferase/IMP cyclohydrolase, protein MRKIERAIISVSDKTGIVPFAQALADFGVELLSTGGTAKLLREKGIAVKDISEFTGFPEMMDGRVKTLHPKVHAGLLYLRENADHCRQLEEQAFAPIDLICVNLYPFESTVAKSGVSFEEAIEQIDIGGPTMIRSAAKNMKYVTVVTDASDYARVIDEMKENDGATSESFRLQLGQKVFARVASYNAAIANYLADHVEGDLQKPLVVTAPEGSVLRYGENPHQSAAFYRGDDPGEAAIAYTEVLHGKEMSYNNYVDGNAALEAVKELSGQSGVAIIKHTNPCGYAVGSKLDEAFEAAWAGDPVSSYGSVIAVTEKVDMAVADKLKGRFIEALIAPDFDEEALQALKTRSKNIRLLKLMHPMGPAKKGTELKQITGGWLLQDRDVELVDGYRLVTKTAFPESKMALAEFGMKACKHVKSNAIVIVYEYKPGDYALLGMGAGQPNRVDSVRKLAVAKCRENIEAMFGETDAYKADPEAYVAKIMADAVLVSDAFFPFADNIDFADAAGIRYIIEPGGSMRDQDVIAACDEKGIAMLFTGMRHFKH, encoded by the coding sequence ATGAGAAAAATTGAACGCGCGATTATCAGTGTCTCAGATAAAACAGGCATTGTACCTTTTGCTCAGGCTCTGGCGGATTTCGGGGTGGAACTTTTATCGACCGGCGGCACGGCGAAACTGCTGCGGGAAAAGGGTATTGCTGTAAAGGATATTTCGGAGTTTACCGGGTTTCCAGAAATGATGGACGGACGAGTCAAAACCTTGCATCCCAAAGTGCATGCAGGTCTCCTGTATTTACGTGAAAATGCCGATCACTGTCGCCAGCTGGAAGAGCAGGCTTTTGCTCCCATTGACTTGATTTGCGTGAATTTGTATCCCTTTGAATCAACGGTAGCCAAGTCTGGTGTTTCTTTTGAAGAGGCCATTGAACAGATTGATATTGGCGGCCCCACCATGATCCGTTCAGCCGCTAAAAATATGAAATATGTAACGGTTGTCACCGATGCGTCTGATTATGCGCGGGTTATTGACGAGATGAAAGAGAATGACGGGGCTACGTCTGAATCATTTCGTTTACAACTGGGTCAGAAGGTTTTTGCGCGCGTTGCTTCTTATAATGCCGCCATTGCAAATTATCTGGCAGACCACGTGGAAGGGGACTTGCAGAAGCCTCTGGTTGTCACGGCTCCTGAAGGTAGTGTCCTTCGTTATGGTGAAAATCCCCATCAGAGCGCGGCTTTTTATCGCGGGGATGACCCCGGGGAAGCGGCGATCGCTTACACAGAAGTGCTGCACGGCAAGGAAATGTCTTACAATAATTATGTCGACGGGAACGCGGCACTGGAAGCGGTTAAGGAACTTAGCGGACAGTCGGGTGTCGCAATTATTAAACATACCAATCCCTGTGGGTATGCCGTGGGTTCCAAACTTGATGAAGCGTTCGAGGCGGCTTGGGCCGGTGATCCTGTGTCGTCTTACGGCAGCGTGATTGCTGTTACCGAGAAAGTCGATATGGCGGTTGCAGATAAACTCAAGGGCCGCTTTATTGAAGCACTGATTGCACCGGACTTTGACGAAGAAGCGTTGCAGGCCTTGAAAACCCGTAGCAAAAATATTCGCTTGCTCAAACTGATGCATCCGATGGGACCCGCTAAAAAAGGAACCGAACTCAAGCAAATTACCGGTGGCTGGCTGCTGCAGGACCGCGATGTGGAGCTGGTCGATGGATACAGGTTGGTAACGAAGACGGCATTCCCTGAGTCGAAAATGGCTCTGGCTGAATTCGGAATGAAGGCCTGTAAGCACGTTAAATCTAATGCGATTGTGATCGTATATGAATACAAGCCCGGCGATTATGCTTTGTTGGGTATGGGTGCCGGTCAGCCAAACCGTGTGGATTCTGTCCGTAAACTCGCTGTGGCAAAATGTCGTGAAAATATTGAAGCGATGTTTGGTGAAACCGATGCGTATAAGGCCGATCCTGAGGCATATGTGGCTAAAATCATGGCTGATGCCGTGCTGGTGTCCGATGCCTTCTTCCCCTTTGCTGATAATATCGATTTCGCCGATGCGGCCGGTATCCGCTACATTATTGAGCCTGGCGGTTCGATGCGTGATCAGGATGTGATTGCGGCCTGTGATGAAAAGGGTATCGCCATGCTTTTCACAGGAATGCGTCACTTTAAACATTAA